The Buchnera aphidicola (Pentalonia nigronervosa) DNA segment TTGATGTCGGGGTATTAAATTTTTCATGTTCTCAATAATTATACGTGCTTGATATTGTGCATTTCTATAATGTGACAAAACAGTCAATGCATCTATTTTTTTTGAGTTGATTAAAATATCTACGCAAACTATTTTTGAAATTTGAAAACATTTAAAATCATATTCTAATGAAGCATAGCCTCGAGATACTGATTTTAATTCGTCAAAAAAATTCAGTATTATTTCATTCATAGGTATATTATATTTTAGACATACTTGATTTGAATGGTATATCATATCAATTTGTATACCCCTTTTGTTTACACATAATTTTATTACGGATCCAAGAAACTTAGATGGCAATAAAATGTTACATTCAGCTATCGGTTCCTTAATATTTTTAATTTGATTTGAAGCAGGTAAGTCGGAAGGACTGTCTAAATACATTATTTTTCCATCTGTTAATTCTATTTGATACACAACAGTTGGAGCTGTTGAGATTAAATCAAGAGCATATTCTCTTTCTAAACGTTCATGAATGATTTCCATGTGTAACAAACCTAAAAATCCGCATCGAAAGCCAAATCCTAGCGCAGCAGAATTTTCAGGTTCATAAATTAATGCGGCGTCATTTAAACTTAATTTGTCTAATGCATCTCTAAATACTTCATATTGATTCGATGTTGTTGGAAAAAAACCTGCATATATTTGCGGTTTAATTTTTTTAAAGCCTGTTAAAGTAATTTTTGATGGGTTATTAAAATTTGTTAATGTATCACCAACACGTGCTGCATGAATATTTCTAATACCACAAATGATCCACCCTACTTCACCACATGATAAACAATTTCGACTAACTTTTTTTGGTGTAAAAACGCCTAACTCATGTACAATATATGTTTTTTTTGTGCTCATAACTTGAATGGTATCTTTCTTAGATATAATACCATTTTTAATTCTTATGAGCGATATTACTCCTAAATAATTATCGAACCAAGAATCAATAATTAATGCTTGTAGAGGAGCATACATATCCCCGTTAGGAGGATTAATATCAGTAATAATACGTTCTATTAACGATATTATACCTTGTCCTGTTTTGGCAGAACATTGTATTGCATTTAATGCAGAAATTCCAATAATATCTTCGATGTCTTGTGCAATTTTTTCTGGATGTGCATGAGGTAAATCGATTTTGTTTAACACTGGAACAATATCTAAGTTCATGTCTAATGCAGTATAACAGTTAGATAATGTTTGAGCTTCTATTCCTTGACTAGCATCAATAACTAATAATGCTCCTTCACAAGCAGATAACGATCTCGATACTTCATACGAAAAATTTACATGACCAGGTGTATCTATAAAATTTAAATG contains these protein-coding regions:
- the lepA gene encoding elongation factor 4 → MKNIRNFSIIAHIDHGKSTLSDRLIQICGGLPTREMSNQVLDSMDLERERGITIKAQSVSIDYKNKKNEIFHLNFIDTPGHVNFSYEVSRSLSACEGALLVIDASQGIEAQTLSNCYTALDMNLDIVPVLNKIDLPHAHPEKIAQDIEDIIGISALNAIQCSAKTGQGIISLIERIITDINPPNGDMYAPLQALIIDSWFDNYLGVISLIRIKNGIISKKDTIQVMSTKKTYIVHELGVFTPKKVSRNCLSCGEVGWIICGIRNIHAARVGDTLTNFNNPSKITLTGFKKIKPQIYAGFFPTTSNQYEVFRDALDKLSLNDAALIYEPENSAALGFGFRCGFLGLLHMEIIHERLEREYALDLISTAPTVVYQIELTDGKIMYLDSPSDLPASNQIKNIKEPIAECNILLPSKFLGSVIKLCVNKRGIQIDMIYHSNQVCLKYNIPMNEIILNFFDELKSVSRGYASLEYDFKCFQISKIVCVDILINSKKIDALTVLSHYRNAQYQARIIIENMKNLIPRHQFDISIQASINNSIIIRSTIKQLRKNVISKCYGGDISRKKKLLQKQKDGKKKMKKIGNVYIPKSVFLTILNIQKK